Part of the Acidobacteriota bacterium genome, GCGGACGAGCTTGGCCGCGATCTCCCCGCCGCTGTCGCCGGCTCCCACGATCAGGATGCGGCGCACATTGTGGCCGCTCCTCCGCACGACGCGCAGGAAGGCCCGGGTGACGAAGCGAAGCAGCGCGACCAGGAAGATGTCGCTGGCGACGAACAGGGCGAAGAAGGCACGGCTGTAGGAGAACGGGTCGTCGCTGCCGGCCTGGGTCAGCCGGTCGAACGTCAACACGGCCGTGAGGATCACGAGTGCCAGCATGGTCGCGACCACGATGCTGATCGCCTCGTCCACGCGGCTGTGTCCGCGGCGTATGCGGTAGAGGCCGTGGAAGTAGTAGACGATGGGCCAGATCAGCAGGATGAAGGGCAGCATCCTGAGGTAGGGCTCGAAGTCCGGTACGGACTTCGTCACTTCGATCACCGGCTGCACGAAGCGGAGGTACCAGGCGAGGAAGAAGGCGCCGACCGTGGCGAGGACATCGCCGGCGATGTTCAGCGTGGCGGTAACGCGGAGTCGCTTCTGGAGCACGGTGCTGAAGGTCGTATGAGTGGGACGCCCGACCCTGGCGGGCGCCGGATGTTAACAATCCAGCCAGGCCTCCCGCGGCTGGCCGATGCTCAGCTTGCCGTCTCCCCGAGCACGTCCCGGTAGATCGCGAGTGTGCTCTCCGCGGCGGTCTGCCACTGGAAGCCGGCGGCTCGGGAGGCGCCGCGGTCGGTGAGCTGCCGTGCGTGGCCCCGGTCGTTCATGCACCGCTCGATGGCAGTAGCGATCTCTTCCACCTCCAGGGGGTTGACGAGTTCCGCATAGCCCTGTGCGATCTCTTTGAGCGACGATGTGTTCGACGTGATCACAGGCACACGCGAGGCCATTGCCTCGACCACGGGCAGCCCGAACCCCTCGTACAGGGTCGGGTAGAGGAACAGGCTGGCTCCCTGATACAGGGCCGGGAGGACGCTTGCCGACACGTGGCCGACGAGCTGGACGTGGTCGCCGACGCCGAGCTGGCGGGCGCGGCGCTCCAGCTTGAAGTCGCTGCCGGGCCGCGCGCCGACGCAGACCAGGGGCGCGTCGAAGCCGGCCCGCGAGCGTGCTCTGGCGTAGGCCTTGATCACGCGGTCCAGGTTCTTGTGGGGTTTCGGATTGCCGACGAACAGCATGTACGGCTGACGGACGCCCACGTCCTTCAGGTGGGCGTCGAGCTCCTCCGCGCTCAGCAGCCTCCGGAAGCGATCCTCGACGCCGTTGTACACGACGTGGATCCTCTCTTCCTGGATGTCGAAGTAGTCGAGCAGGTCTCTCTGCGTGTTCCGGGACACGGCAATGATCCGGTCGGCTCGGCTGACGCTGTGACGGAACATGTGCTGGGCGTAGAGGGACGCGGCACGGCTGGGCAGGAAGCCGGGGTAGAGCAGGTGGATGATGTCGTGGATCGTGACCACCGTCGGGCAGGGGACGACAGCCGGTAGAACGTAGTGGGTGGCGTGGTAGAGGTCCAGGCTCGAGCGTGAGATGCGCCAGGTCATCATCGCGATCTCGCGCACCGAGTACACCGGGGACCGTTCGACGACAGAGCGGAAGTTCGGCGGCAGGTCCGCCGCGAAGTCGCGATCCTCGGGTCGGACGAACAGGACGTACTCGTTGGCGCCGGCTTCCCCCTCGGCCTCGATCCGCGCCAGTCCGTGGATCAGATTCGAGACGTAGACACCGATGCCGAAGTCGCGAACCTTGCGGGCGTCGATGCCGATGCGGGCCACCCGCCAAGCCTAGCGCCGGTCGCTCGACGCCCGCGCCGAGATTGACAGTTGCCGCAACGATTCGTAGCCTCTCTGGTTTGCGCGGTCGCGCCTGGCCGGAATGTGCGGGGGCCCTGGTTCGCGATGGCGGCACGCCTG contains:
- a CDS encoding glycosyltransferase family 1 protein — encoded protein: MARIGIDARKVRDFGIGVYVSNLIHGLARIEAEGEAGANEYVLFVRPEDRDFAADLPPNFRSVVERSPVYSVREIAMMTWRISRSSLDLYHATHYVLPAVVPCPTVVTIHDIIHLLYPGFLPSRAASLYAQHMFRHSVSRADRIIAVSRNTQRDLLDYFDIQEERIHVVYNGVEDRFRRLLSAEELDAHLKDVGVRQPYMLFVGNPKPHKNLDRVIKAYARARSRAGFDAPLVCVGARPGSDFKLERRARQLGVGDHVQLVGHVSASVLPALYQGASLFLYPTLYEGFGLPVVEAMASRVPVITSNTSSLKEIAQGYAELVNPLEVEEIATAIERCMNDRGHARQLTDRGASRAAGFQWQTAAESTLAIYRDVLGETAS